A genome region from Variovorax paradoxus includes the following:
- a CDS encoding methyl-accepting chemotaxis protein, translating to MFLSNVSIGKRLAIVLGAILALFLATSVAAVLKLQQLSAEIDAMIQDNVKTERAGSDWLRHTTSGVQRAAAIAKSSDASLIDYFAPATAKSIKDTNELQKFIEGKLVKPEEKALLEKVAGLRKSYLASREEVSKLKLAGDLAGANRAFDAQFQPTSVAYLAGVQQVVDTQREQLDAAAGRANDLQSQTRMLLIVCSAVSLVAGALLAWLLARSITAPLRSAEGIARSIADMDLTGVPQRSYAKDETGLLLHALDQMRAALQGSLTQVHGVVMNVSTASTQIASGNQDLSSRTEQQASSLEETAASIEELTSTVKQNADNARQANQLATSASEVAVRGGSVVFQVVETMGSINASSKKIVDIISVIDGIAFQTNILALNAAVEAARAGDQGRGFAVVASEVRSLAQRSAAAAKEIKTLIGDSVEKVEEGSRQVADAGRTMDEIVGSVKRVTDIMGEISAASQEQTSGIEQINQAITQMDQVTQQNAALVEEASAAAQSLQEQAGSLSHIVSQFKLAQAHNAGSGRASYALPSSESPRGIAMGDVAFQ from the coding sequence ATGTTCTTGAGCAATGTCTCAATCGGCAAGCGCCTTGCCATCGTGCTGGGCGCCATCCTGGCGCTTTTCCTGGCCACCAGCGTCGCTGCGGTGCTGAAGCTGCAGCAGCTGAGCGCAGAGATCGACGCAATGATCCAGGACAACGTGAAGACCGAGCGCGCCGGCTCCGACTGGCTGCGCCACACCACCTCGGGCGTGCAGCGCGCCGCTGCCATTGCCAAGAGCAGCGACGCCAGCCTGATCGACTACTTCGCGCCGGCCACGGCCAAGTCCATCAAGGACACCAACGAGCTGCAGAAATTCATCGAGGGCAAGCTCGTCAAGCCCGAGGAGAAGGCGCTGCTCGAGAAGGTCGCCGGCCTGCGCAAGAGCTACCTGGCCTCGCGCGAGGAGGTCAGCAAGCTCAAGCTGGCGGGTGACCTGGCCGGTGCCAACCGCGCCTTCGACGCCCAGTTCCAGCCGACCTCGGTGGCCTACCTCGCCGGCGTGCAGCAGGTGGTGGACACGCAGCGCGAGCAGCTCGACGCCGCTGCCGGCCGCGCCAACGACCTGCAGTCGCAGACCCGCATGCTGCTGATCGTGTGCTCGGCCGTGAGCCTTGTGGCCGGTGCGCTGCTGGCCTGGCTGCTGGCACGCAGCATCACCGCGCCGCTACGCAGCGCCGAGGGCATCGCCCGGTCGATCGCCGACATGGACCTGACCGGCGTGCCCCAGCGCAGCTACGCCAAGGACGAGACCGGCCTGCTGCTGCACGCGCTCGACCAGATGCGCGCCGCCCTGCAGGGCTCGCTGACGCAGGTGCATGGCGTGGTGATGAACGTGTCGACCGCCAGCACGCAGATCGCGTCCGGCAACCAGGACCTGTCGTCGCGCACCGAGCAGCAGGCCAGCTCGCTGGAAGAAACCGCGGCGTCCATCGAGGAGCTGACTTCCACCGTGAAGCAGAACGCCGACAACGCACGCCAGGCCAACCAGCTGGCCACCTCCGCCTCGGAAGTGGCGGTGCGCGGCGGCAGCGTGGTGTTCCAGGTGGTCGAGACCATGGGCTCGATCAATGCGTCGTCCAAGAAGATCGTCGACATCATCAGCGTGATCGACGGCATCGCTTTCCAGACCAACATCCTCGCGCTCAACGCGGCGGTGGAAGCGGCTCGCGCCGGCGACCAGGGCCGCGGCTTCGCGGTGGTGGCGTCGGAAGTGCGCAGCCTGGCTCAACGCTCGGCCGCCGCCGCCAAGGAAATCAAGACCCTCATCGGCGATTCGGTCGAGAAGGTGGAAGAGGGCAGCCGCCAGGTGGCCGATGCGGGCCGCACCATGGACGAGATCGTGGGCAGCGTGAAGCGCGTGACCGACATCATGGGCGAGATCAGCGCCGCGAGCCAGGAGCAGACCTCGGGCATCGAGCAGATCAACCAGGCCATCACGCAGATGGACCAGGTGACGCAGCAGAACGCCGCGCTGGTCGAAGAAGCCTCGGCCGCTGCTCAGTCGTTGCAGGAACAGGCCGGCAGCCTGTCGCACATCGTGAGCCAGTTCAAGCTGGCGCAGGCGCACAACGCCGGCTCGGGCCGCGCCTCCTATGCGCTCCCGTCGTCGGAATCGCCGCGCGGCATCGCCATGGGCGACGTCGCGTTCCAGTAA
- a CDS encoding aspartate aminotransferase family protein encodes MTDRIDQALADAHLRFTNANPASRRQFDEQARYMPGANSRSVLFYAPFPLTIARGEGATLWDADGHRYADFIAEYTAGVYGHSAPEIREAVIEAMQGGINLTGHNLLEGRLARLICERFPQIEQLRFTNSGTEANLMALTAALHFTGRRKIVVFSGGYHGGVLGFGAKPLPTTVPFDFLVLPYNDAQVAREQIERHGPDIAAVLAEPMQGASGCIPGRLEFLQVLRESATRVGALLVFDEVMTSRLAPHGLANQLGIRPDLTTLGKYIGGGMSFGAFGGRADVMAQFDPRTGSLSHSGTFNNNVMTMAAGHAGLTKLFPPEAAGALAARGEAMRARLGALCAKEGVALQFTGIGSLMNAHFLAGEVLRSDDLAGVDGRLRQLLFFHLLAQGIYASPRGFVVLSLPVTDADIDRFVAAIGSFIGEYGTLLPRID; translated from the coding sequence ATGACCGACCGCATCGACCAGGCCCTTGCCGACGCGCACCTGCGCTTCACCAACGCCAACCCGGCGAGCCGCCGCCAGTTCGACGAGCAGGCGCGCTACATGCCGGGTGCCAACAGCCGCTCGGTGCTGTTCTATGCGCCGTTCCCGCTCACCATCGCCCGGGGCGAGGGCGCCACGCTGTGGGACGCTGATGGCCACCGCTACGCCGACTTCATCGCCGAGTACACGGCGGGCGTCTACGGCCACTCGGCGCCGGAGATCCGCGAGGCCGTCATCGAAGCGATGCAGGGCGGCATCAACCTCACGGGGCACAACCTGCTCGAAGGGCGCCTGGCCCGGCTCATCTGCGAACGCTTTCCGCAGATCGAGCAACTGCGCTTCACCAATTCGGGCACCGAAGCCAACCTGATGGCGCTCACCGCGGCGCTGCACTTCACGGGTCGCCGCAAGATCGTGGTGTTCTCGGGCGGCTACCACGGCGGCGTGCTGGGCTTCGGCGCCAAGCCCTTGCCGACGACCGTGCCGTTCGACTTCCTGGTGCTGCCCTACAACGACGCGCAGGTGGCGCGTGAGCAGATCGAAAGGCACGGGCCCGACATCGCAGCCGTGCTGGCCGAGCCGATGCAGGGCGCGAGCGGCTGCATCCCCGGGCGGCTGGAGTTCCTGCAGGTGCTGCGCGAATCGGCCACGCGCGTGGGCGCGCTGCTGGTGTTCGACGAGGTGATGACTTCGCGCCTGGCGCCGCACGGTCTGGCCAACCAACTGGGCATCCGCCCGGACCTCACCACGCTGGGCAAGTACATCGGCGGCGGCATGTCCTTCGGTGCTTTCGGCGGGCGCGCCGACGTGATGGCGCAGTTCGATCCGCGCACCGGCTCGCTGTCGCATTCGGGCACCTTCAACAACAACGTGATGACGATGGCGGCCGGCCATGCGGGGCTCACGAAGCTGTTCCCGCCCGAGGCTGCCGGCGCACTGGCCGCGCGCGGAGAGGCCATGCGGGCGCGGCTCGGTGCGCTGTGCGCGAAAGAGGGGGTTGCGCTGCAGTTCACCGGAATCGGTTCGCTGATGAATGCGCATTTCCTGGCCGGCGAGGTGCTGCGGTCGGACGACCTGGCGGGTGTGGATGGGCGGCTGCGCCAGCTGCTGTTCTTCCACCTGCTGGCACAGGGCATCTACGCATCGCCGCGGGGGTTCGTCGTGCTGTCGCTGCCGGTGACGGATGCGGATATCGACCGCTTCGTCGCGGCCATCGGCAGCTTCATTGGCGAGTACGGGACGCTGCTGCCCCGTATCGACTGA
- a CDS encoding M55 family metallopeptidase has protein sequence MKVLISTDIEGVAGVYHPEQVRPGNPEFERARLLMTQEANAAIAGAFDAGATEVLVNDSHGGFRNMPPDVLDARARAVQGKPRYLSMVAGVEEGVDAVCMVGYHSRGQGRGILAHTINSFAFASISLNGQELGEAGLYGALAGEYGAPVVMGSGDDVFIAENRPLFPHATFVETKKATGFGSGVSLSPEQSRRAIRAGVAEALAARAGATPLVFKGPQTVTLRAQSPSLADLFCQWPAFERVDGVTLRFTTETVEAAVRMLNCCSAMSSMLR, from the coding sequence ATGAAAGTCCTGATCTCCACCGACATCGAAGGCGTCGCCGGCGTCTACCACCCCGAGCAGGTGCGTCCCGGCAACCCCGAGTTCGAGCGCGCCCGCCTGCTGATGACGCAGGAAGCCAACGCGGCCATTGCCGGCGCCTTCGATGCGGGTGCCACCGAGGTGCTTGTGAACGACTCCCACGGCGGCTTCCGCAACATGCCGCCCGACGTGCTCGACGCGCGCGCGCGCGCGGTGCAGGGCAAGCCGCGCTACCTGAGCATGGTGGCCGGCGTGGAAGAAGGCGTGGACGCGGTCTGCATGGTGGGCTACCACTCGCGCGGGCAGGGCCGCGGCATTCTGGCGCACACCATCAACAGCTTCGCTTTCGCGAGCATCTCGCTCAACGGCCAGGAGCTGGGCGAAGCCGGCCTCTACGGCGCACTGGCCGGCGAGTACGGCGCACCCGTGGTGATGGGCAGCGGCGACGACGTCTTCATCGCCGAGAACCGCCCACTGTTCCCGCATGCGACCTTCGTGGAAACCAAGAAGGCCACGGGCTTCGGCAGCGGCGTTTCGCTGTCGCCCGAGCAGTCGCGCCGCGCCATCCGCGCCGGCGTGGCCGAGGCGCTCGCCGCGCGCGCCGGTGCAACGCCGCTGGTTTTCAAGGGCCCGCAGACCGTGACGCTGCGCGCCCAGTCGCCTTCGCTGGCCGACCTGTTCTGCCAGTGGCCCGCCTTCGAGCGCGTCGACGGCGTCACCCTGCGCTTCACCACCGAGACGGTGGAAGCGGCGGTGCGCATGCTGAACTGCTGCTCGGCCATGTCCAGCATGCTGCGCTGA
- a CDS encoding DUF934 domain-containing protein, translating to MNRTLNILAAEDHIDDGDPKVLQLANDADPLAIEVCLEDIERIDLNFPKFTDGRAYSQAFLLRRRLGFKGDIRATGDVLIDQLVQMERTGFSSAVLKEGVDASDAQRQFDRFASFYQGDAVQTAPHFVAGN from the coding sequence ATGAACAGGACGCTCAACATCCTGGCGGCCGAAGACCACATCGACGACGGCGATCCGAAGGTGCTGCAACTGGCCAACGACGCCGACCCGCTCGCCATCGAGGTTTGCCTCGAGGACATCGAGCGCATCGACCTGAACTTTCCGAAGTTCACCGACGGCCGCGCCTACAGCCAGGCCTTCCTGCTTCGTCGCCGTCTGGGCTTCAAGGGCGACATCCGTGCCACGGGCGACGTGCTGATCGACCAGCTGGTGCAGATGGAGCGCACCGGCTTCTCCAGCGCCGTGCTGAAGGAAGGCGTGGACGCCTCCGACGCACAGCGCCAGTTCGACCGCTTCGCGTCCTTCTACCAGGGCGACGCGGTGCAGACCGCGCCGCACTTCGTGGCCGGCAACTGA
- the cysD gene encoding sulfate adenylyltransferase subunit CysD — MNARTETELLLPPAHLSNTHLDALEEETIFILREVAAAFERPTLLFSGGKDSLVLLKCAEKAFGVGRIPYPLLMIDTGHNFPEVTAYRDQRARELGAELIVRSVEDSMKRGTVRLAHPGESRNAHQSVTLLEAIEEFRFDALIGGARRDEEKARAKERIFSHRDSFGQWQPKDQRPELWTLFNTRLAPGEHFRVFPISNWTELDVWQYIAREEVGLPSIYYTHKREVVERRGLLVPVTGLTPPRDGETVQVRDVRFRTVGDITTTCPVESLAADAADVVLETLSVDVSERGATRMDDMTSEASMEKRKKDGYF; from the coding sequence ATGAACGCCCGTACCGAAACCGAACTGCTGCTGCCGCCGGCGCACCTCTCCAACACGCACCTCGACGCACTGGAAGAAGAAACCATCTTCATCCTGCGCGAAGTGGCGGCCGCCTTCGAGCGCCCCACCCTGCTGTTCTCGGGCGGCAAGGACTCGCTGGTGCTGCTGAAGTGCGCGGAGAAGGCCTTCGGCGTGGGCCGCATCCCCTACCCGCTGCTGATGATCGACACGGGCCACAACTTCCCCGAAGTCACGGCCTACCGCGACCAGCGCGCCAGGGAACTGGGCGCCGAGCTGATCGTGCGCAGCGTGGAAGACTCGATGAAGCGCGGCACGGTGCGGCTGGCGCATCCGGGCGAGTCGCGCAACGCGCACCAGTCGGTGACGCTGCTCGAGGCCATCGAGGAATTCCGCTTCGACGCGCTCATCGGCGGCGCGCGCCGCGACGAGGAAAAGGCGCGCGCCAAGGAGCGCATCTTCTCGCACCGCGACAGCTTCGGCCAATGGCAGCCCAAGGACCAGCGCCCCGAACTGTGGACGCTGTTCAACACGCGCCTGGCTCCGGGCGAGCACTTCCGCGTGTTCCCGATCTCGAACTGGACCGAACTCGACGTGTGGCAGTACATCGCCCGCGAGGAAGTCGGCCTGCCCTCGATCTACTACACGCACAAGCGCGAGGTGGTCGAGCGCCGCGGCCTGCTGGTGCCAGTGACCGGGCTGACCCCGCCGCGCGACGGCGAGACGGTGCAGGTGCGCGACGTGCGCTTTCGCACCGTGGGCGACATCACCACGACCTGCCCGGTGGAAAGCCTGGCGGCCGATGCGGCCGACGTGGTGCTCGAGACGCTGTCGGTCGACGTCAGCGAGCGCGGCGCCACACGCATGGACGACATGACGTCGGAAGCTTCGATGGAGAAGCGCAAGAAAGACGGGTACTTCTGA
- a CDS encoding sulfate adenylyltransferase subunit 1, translating to MNAAVISNAPPTDVHGDTGTALRFITCGSVDDGKSTLIGRLLVDSKTVLQDQLAGVQRGGETDLALLTDGLSAEREQGITIDVAYRYFSTAKRKFIIGDAPGHEQYTRNMVTAASAADAAVVLVDATKLAWAAEVEDGTVVRRELLPQTRRHTLLCHLLRVQSIVFAVNKLDAIGDAGLAFERISTALNAFAEAAGVKVAAIVPISALKGWNVATRHADWVGYEGPSLLELLEELPVTAQDEAVPFAFPVQWVEKFSASADTSQGRRVFWGRVASGHVEPGQRVTVLPGNQTATVAQVLNHTRQPQAVHAGHSAGIVLDREVDVSRGDWLLAPGAFEPVREISATVAWLDDEPLVAGRVYWALQGHRWVKAKVARIVDRVNITTLGSEPATQLEANSIGDVVLALQQPLAVLPFAQSRALGSLVLVDTASHKTSAAVLVQPSAAKA from the coding sequence ATGAACGCTGCTGTCATATCCAACGCCCCGCCCACCGATGTCCATGGCGACACCGGCACCGCCCTGCGCTTCATCACCTGCGGCTCGGTCGACGACGGCAAGAGCACGCTCATCGGCCGCCTTCTGGTGGACAGCAAGACCGTGCTGCAGGACCAGCTCGCTGGCGTGCAGCGCGGCGGCGAGACCGACCTGGCCCTGCTCACGGACGGGCTGTCGGCCGAGCGCGAACAGGGCATCACGATCGACGTGGCCTACCGCTACTTCTCGACCGCCAAGCGCAAGTTCATCATCGGCGACGCGCCGGGCCATGAGCAGTACACCCGCAACATGGTCACGGCCGCCTCGGCCGCCGACGCGGCCGTGGTGCTGGTCGACGCGACCAAGCTGGCCTGGGCCGCCGAGGTGGAAGACGGCACCGTGGTCAGGCGCGAACTGCTGCCGCAGACGCGCCGCCATACGCTGCTGTGCCACCTGCTGCGCGTGCAGTCGATCGTGTTCGCGGTCAACAAGCTCGACGCCATCGGCGACGCCGGCCTGGCCTTCGAACGCATCTCGACCGCACTGAACGCCTTTGCCGAAGCCGCGGGCGTGAAGGTCGCGGCCATCGTGCCGATCTCCGCACTCAAGGGCTGGAACGTGGCCACGCGCCATGCCGACTGGGTCGGCTACGAAGGCCCGAGCCTGCTGGAGCTGCTCGAGGAGCTGCCAGTCACCGCGCAGGACGAGGCCGTGCCCTTCGCCTTCCCGGTGCAGTGGGTCGAGAAGTTCTCCGCCTCGGCCGACACCTCGCAGGGCCGCCGCGTGTTCTGGGGCCGCGTGGCGTCGGGCCATGTGGAGCCGGGCCAGCGCGTGACCGTGCTGCCGGGCAACCAGACCGCCACCGTGGCCCAGGTGCTGAACCACACGCGCCAGCCGCAGGCGGTGCATGCAGGCCATAGCGCCGGCATCGTGCTCGACCGCGAAGTCGACGTGTCGCGAGGCGACTGGCTGCTGGCGCCCGGCGCCTTCGAGCCGGTGCGCGAGATCAGCGCCACAGTGGCCTGGCTGGACGACGAGCCGCTGGTCGCGGGCCGCGTGTACTGGGCGCTGCAGGGCCACCGCTGGGTCAAGGCCAAGGTCGCGCGCATCGTCGACCGGGTGAACATCACCACGCTCGGCTCCGAGCCGGCGACGCAGCTCGAGGCCAATTCGATCGGCGACGTGGTGCTCGCGCTGCAGCAACCGCTGGCCGTGCTGCCGTTCGCGCAATCGCGGGCGCTGGGCTCGCTGGTGCTGGTCGACACGGCCTCCCACAAGACCTCCGCCGCGGTACTTGTGCAACCTTCGGCCGCAAAGGCCTAA
- the fdxA gene encoding ferredoxin FdxA: protein MTHVVSEACIRCKYTDCVDVCPVDCFREGPNMLVIDPDECIDCAVCIPECPVNAIYAEEDLPANQIAFIKINAELAQADGWKSITKRKPALPDHEEWKDKTDKIGELVR from the coding sequence ATGACCCACGTCGTCTCCGAAGCCTGCATCCGTTGCAAATACACCGACTGCGTGGACGTTTGCCCCGTCGACTGCTTCCGCGAAGGTCCCAACATGCTGGTGATCGATCCGGACGAATGCATCGATTGCGCGGTGTGCATCCCCGAATGCCCGGTCAATGCGATCTATGCCGAGGAAGACCTGCCGGCCAACCAGATCGCCTTCATCAAGATCAATGCCGAACTGGCCCAGGCCGACGGCTGGAAGAGCATCACCAAGCGCAAGCCCGCCCTGCCCGACCATGAAGAGTGGAAGGACAAGACGGACAAGATCGGGGAACTGGTGCGCTGA
- a CDS encoding NAD(P)/FAD-dependent oxidoreductase — protein MPSPTFETDALIVGAGPVGLFQAFQLGLLEISCHIVDALPAAGGQCVALYGDKPIYDIPGTPKTSGRDLAQSLLQQVAPFKPQFHFGEQVATLERQADERLLLTTSGGKSFLAKTVFIAAGVGAFVPKRIALDDIGRFEGTSLFYHPESLDRFAGQAVMVNGGDDIALETAIALTVIARQVTLVHRRDGFQAAEATVAAMRALVAEGKLAFRVGQPSAFDGRQLQITTPDATTVQLPLDALVACLGISPRLGPIADWGLELERKQVPVDTEKFETRERGVFAVGDINTYPGKKKLIVCGFHEATLAAWGATAIVFPGKAVHLQYTTTSTRLHELLGVADAR, from the coding sequence ATGCCTTCCCCCACTTTTGAGACCGATGCGCTGATCGTCGGTGCCGGCCCTGTGGGGCTGTTCCAGGCCTTCCAGCTGGGCCTGCTCGAGATTTCCTGCCACATCGTCGACGCGCTGCCCGCCGCGGGCGGTCAATGCGTGGCGCTGTATGGCGACAAGCCGATCTACGACATCCCCGGTACGCCCAAGACCAGCGGGCGCGACCTGGCGCAGTCGCTGCTGCAGCAGGTGGCGCCGTTCAAGCCGCAGTTCCACTTCGGCGAACAGGTCGCCACGCTCGAGCGCCAGGCCGACGAGCGGCTGCTGCTGACCACTTCGGGCGGCAAGTCCTTCCTGGCGAAGACGGTGTTCATCGCCGCCGGTGTCGGGGCCTTCGTGCCCAAGCGCATCGCGCTGGACGACATCGGCCGTTTCGAAGGCACGTCGCTGTTCTATCACCCCGAATCGCTGGACCGCTTCGCCGGTCAGGCGGTGATGGTCAACGGCGGCGACGACATCGCGCTCGAAACAGCTATCGCGCTCACGGTCATCGCCAGGCAGGTCACGCTGGTGCACCGTCGCGACGGTTTCCAGGCCGCCGAAGCCACGGTGGCCGCCATGCGCGCGCTGGTGGCCGAAGGCAAGCTGGCCTTCCGCGTCGGCCAGCCCAGCGCCTTCGACGGCCGGCAACTGCAGATCACCACGCCCGACGCCACCACGGTGCAGTTGCCGCTCGACGCGCTGGTCGCCTGCCTGGGCATCTCGCCGCGGCTCGGCCCCATCGCCGACTGGGGCCTGGAGCTCGAACGCAAGCAGGTGCCGGTGGACACCGAGAAATTCGAAACCCGCGAACGCGGCGTGTTCGCCGTGGGCGACATCAACACCTACCCGGGCAAGAAGAAGCTCATCGTCTGCGGCTTCCACGAGGCCACGCTGGCCGCCTGGGGCGCCACGGCCATCGTGTTCCCGGGCAAGGCCGTGCACCTGCAATACACGACCACCAGCACGCGGCTGCACGAGCTGCTGGGCGTTGCCGACGCCCGCTGA
- a CDS encoding phosphoadenosine phosphosulfate reductase family protein gives MSTAKDIDFARINTELGRNAEGLVDWAIGLGHKPIVTTNFRPFEAVILHMVTRARRDVPVVWMDNGYNTEATYRFADEVTKQLGLDLHIYLPRRSRAHREAVEGPTPALDDPRHAAFTEEVKLEPFARALRETAPKVWFTALRATDTAVRAQMDPVSVNPDGLIKVAPLLHWSSKDLYEYCEKHGLPNNFDYVDPTKGEDNRECGLHLSH, from the coding sequence ATGAGCACCGCCAAGGACATCGATTTCGCACGCATCAACACCGAGCTCGGCCGCAACGCCGAGGGCTTGGTGGACTGGGCGATCGGCCTGGGCCACAAGCCGATCGTCACGACCAACTTCAGGCCGTTCGAGGCGGTGATCCTGCACATGGTGACGCGCGCGCGTCGCGACGTGCCGGTGGTCTGGATGGACAACGGCTACAACACCGAAGCCACCTACCGCTTCGCGGACGAAGTGACGAAGCAGCTGGGCCTCGACCTGCACATCTACCTTCCGCGCCGCTCGCGTGCCCACCGGGAAGCGGTCGAAGGCCCGACGCCCGCGCTCGACGACCCGCGCCACGCCGCCTTCACGGAAGAAGTGAAGCTGGAGCCCTTCGCCCGCGCGTTGCGCGAGACCGCGCCCAAGGTGTGGTTCACCGCACTGCGCGCCACCGACACGGCCGTGCGCGCGCAGATGGACCCGGTCAGCGTCAACCCCGACGGGCTGATCAAGGTCGCGCCGCTGCTTCACTGGTCGTCCAAGGACCTCTACGAGTACTGCGAGAAGCACGGCCTGCCGAACAACTTCGACTACGTGGACCCGACCAAGGGCGAAGACAACCGCGAGTGCGGCCTGCACCTCTCGCACTGA
- a CDS encoding nitrite/sulfite reductase, whose protein sequence is MYQYTEFDRQFVHQRAAQFRDQLERWQKGRLHEDEFRPLRLQNGWYVQRYAPMLRVAVPYGELSSRQLRVLARIAREYDEPEAAVYKKAIETQGQLGSHKLPTHYAHFSTRQNVQYNWIPLSKSADVMDLLASVDMHGIQTSGNCIRNITSDERAGIAIDEIADPRPYAEIMRQWSTLHPEFAFLPRKFKIAITGATEDRAATGWHDVGLHLVKNEAGEIGFRVQVGGGMGRTPIVGTVLREFLPWQQIMNYLEAVIRVYNRYGRRDNIYKARIKILVKAEGQRYIDDVDAEYKQIIEHDGAPHTITQEEFDRVAASFVPPTLATRVLQSAEKTDAELRAHAADDVQFARWLARNVAPHKNPALRAVTLSFKRLKQAPGDASADQLDTLAQLADRFSAGEARVTHDQNVVLPWVHAEDLHALWLAARAAGFASANVHLLTDMIACPGGDFCALANARSIPIAEAITERYQDLDELDDIGEIDLHISGCINSCGHHHSGHIGILGVDKDGKEWYQITLGGSDGSALSGAPQAGKVVGPSFSAAEVPGVIEAVLTTYRDTRENGENFIDTLRRVGPDPFKAAANGARFKVEEAA, encoded by the coding sequence ATGTACCAATACACAGAATTCGACCGACAGTTCGTTCACCAACGGGCAGCCCAATTCCGCGACCAGCTCGAGCGCTGGCAGAAGGGCCGCCTCCACGAGGACGAGTTCCGTCCGCTGCGGCTGCAGAACGGCTGGTACGTCCAGCGCTACGCCCCGATGCTGCGTGTCGCCGTGCCGTACGGCGAGCTCTCCAGCCGCCAGCTGCGCGTGCTGGCCCGCATCGCGCGCGAATACGACGAGCCGGAAGCCGCGGTCTACAAGAAGGCCATCGAGACCCAGGGCCAGCTCGGCAGCCACAAGCTGCCCACGCACTACGCCCACTTCTCGACGCGCCAGAACGTCCAGTACAACTGGATTCCGCTGTCGAAGTCGGCCGACGTGATGGACCTGCTGGCTTCGGTCGACATGCACGGCATCCAGACCAGCGGCAACTGCATCCGCAACATCACGAGCGACGAGCGTGCCGGCATCGCGATCGACGAGATCGCCGACCCGCGCCCGTACGCGGAAATCATGCGCCAGTGGAGCACGCTGCACCCCGAGTTCGCGTTCCTGCCGCGCAAGTTCAAGATCGCCATCACCGGCGCGACCGAAGACCGCGCCGCCACCGGCTGGCACGACGTGGGCCTCCATCTCGTGAAGAACGAAGCCGGCGAGATCGGTTTCCGCGTGCAGGTGGGCGGCGGCATGGGCCGCACGCCCATCGTCGGCACCGTGCTGCGCGAGTTCCTGCCCTGGCAGCAGATCATGAATTACCTCGAGGCGGTGATCCGTGTCTACAACCGCTATGGACGCCGCGACAACATCTACAAGGCGCGCATCAAGATCCTGGTGAAGGCCGAAGGCCAGCGCTACATCGACGATGTGGACGCCGAGTACAAGCAGATCATCGAGCACGACGGCGCGCCGCACACCATCACGCAGGAAGAATTCGACCGCGTGGCCGCCTCCTTCGTGCCGCCGACGCTGGCCACGCGCGTGCTGCAGAGCGCCGAGAAGACCGACGCAGAGCTGCGTGCCCACGCGGCCGACGACGTGCAGTTCGCCCGCTGGCTCGCGCGCAACGTGGCACCGCACAAGAACCCTGCGCTGCGTGCCGTCACGCTGTCGTTCAAGCGCCTCAAGCAGGCGCCCGGCGACGCATCGGCCGACCAGCTCGACACGCTCGCCCAGCTGGCCGACCGCTTCTCCGCCGGCGAAGCCCGCGTGACGCACGACCAGAACGTGGTGCTGCCCTGGGTGCACGCCGAAGACCTGCACGCGCTGTGGCTCGCCGCGCGCGCTGCCGGCTTCGCAAGCGCCAACGTGCACCTGCTGACCGACATGATCGCCTGCCCCGGCGGCGACTTCTGCGCGCTGGCCAATGCGCGTTCCATTCCGATCGCCGAGGCCATCACCGAGCGCTACCAGGATCTCGACGAACTCGACGACATCGGCGAGATCGACCTGCACATCAGCGGCTGCATCAACTCGTGCGGCCATCACCACAGCGGCCACATCGGCATCCTGGGCGTCGACAAGGACGGCAAGGAGTGGTACCAGATCACCCTCGGCGGCTCCGACGGCTCCGCGCTCAGCGGCGCGCCGCAGGCCGGCAAGGTGGTCGGCCCCTCGTTCTCCGCGGCCGAAGTGCCGGGTGTGATCGAGGCCGTGCTCACCACGTACCGCGACACCCGCGAGAACGGCGAGAACTTCATCGACACGCTGCGCCGCGTGGGCCCGGACCCGTTCAAGGCCGCCGCCAACGGTGCGCGTTTCAAGGTGGAGGAGGCAGCATGA